The nucleotide window TTCCTTTGCAGTTCCCAACTTTCACTTCCACATATGCGTCACGACAAGAAAGGTCGAGGGCCTTCACAACGCGTACAAACAGGTAATGCATTGTTTCGACAAGCTCATGGGTGCTGATGACTGGACTGTCTCCACGCACAAATCGCCCACGAACAACCTGCCCCCCTCCAAAGTAAGGACTTGACTCTTTAAGCAGATAATCAGACGGTCGAGATGAAGAACCTGAGTTCTTCGGAGCAACTTTAGGAGGCTCATGGGATTCGGACTTCGCCTCATGGTTCACCGATGGCTGCGATTGATTTGGGTTTGCAAGGTAAGCCTTCAGAGCAAGCTCTCCTCTAACGCGGGAGAAAGAGAAAACACCTCTTTTTTTAAGAGAGTAGAGCGAAACATGAGCATCAGAGTATGGGACAAATGATGTCCCAGGCAGACAAACTTTTCCAAGGAAAGTTGTAGAGTTGGCATTTCCATTGTGGAAAACATTGGCCTCAACAACGAGGTCACGCAGGCGGTTTGGATCGGAGACATCAAAGAAGATGGTTTCATTCCAAACATGATTGACATCTCTTGCTTTTGTGCTGGTTCGGGCTCTCTGACGATCGAACAGGAACTCCACATAAGCACTGGTTGTGCTTTGTCCATGTCTCAGCATAAGGTTATGGGCACTCACAACCTCCACCGCTAACTTGAGGTTACTCATTCCTGGATTCGAAGTCAACGAAGAATAGCAAGAAAATAAgtaccagagagagagagaaccaaaAAGGTAGCTGAAAATTTACAGATAATGTTAAATGCATGAACAACGAAAAACAGAACCACGTGGTAAAGGTCGATGACAGATGGATGGCACTATAGTCGTTTATGAATAAACAGGGTCAAGAAAAGTGGGTGGAGATTAGTTTACAAATGTAGAAAAAGCCGTATAGAGAAGAGCAGGCcgggaagggatccccatttcttagaaaataaaataaaattgggaACCTTCATCACCGTTAAATTTAactttaataaaattatatggTTAAAATTAAACCACAAGAAGAAAACATATAGTCTCCTTGTTTCTATTGCTTTGTAATTTCTGTTAATGAGAGAGATTAATGTTATTGTTACTGTCCCTAGGACGCACACTTAACGAACCTTGtaaatattatttcttatttatttatatctCATTACACACATATCCTTAATTTCACaacaaaccacaaaaaaaaaaaaaaaaacagaaaagggaATTGGATCCCCTCCTAAGCAAAATGGTGGGGATCCTCATGACCACACAACACGGgatccaacggctataattattataattcttAAAATGATCATCTATTTATAACTGTTGGATCAAAATCTAACAACCTGTGTTATGTGGTCATGAGGATCCCCACCATTTGCTTAGGAGGGGAtccaattccaaaaaaaaatatattcccAATAATTTATGTGCTACCTACTCCTACATCGGCCTCCCTTATCAATCATGGAGCTGCGTACcctacagagagagagagagaaagggagagactcCTTCAATGGTCTGAGAAAGcaaaaaagttcaaaagaatAATGTAACCTGATCAGTGTCCGTAAAAGCAAATTCCTCTACTCTTTCTTCTCCTTGAATATTTCAATTTGTTTCTCCTTGCACTCACTGCAAATTGAGCAAATCCGTTTTCTTTAAACCAAAGCTGCTGCTACATCAATTCGCGGCCGCCGGAGAAGTCATGGATTTGAACCCTGCTGGAGATCGAGGTTCGAATTATTTTGATAAAGTTCTGTCTATGGTTAGTTTTGCATACAATAAGGAGAGAGCAACCAATTCCTCGCCATTCATTGATTCCATTCTCCACAATGCTCACTTCCTTGTCTTTTTTGCTGTGTATCTTATTTGCCGTTATGTAAATCACATATCACTGTATCAAGCACTTGTTTGTGTCGGCCTTACCCCATTGTTTCTCTATTTCTACATCAACTATGCGCCGTTTCTGTTCTTAGAGGAAGACATCAAGTGGATTCGAAGAGAGTCGAGGTTACTGCATGCCATCGTTGAGGATGCAGAGAAAATCATGCATTATAGTGGTCTTATAGGCGCAAGAGCACGCAAAATCTGGGATTCTAATCCTGATGGAGCAACTGTGAAGGGAGTTGATGAAACTGAGGTTGCATTGTTGGATAAAGCCAAATCCATGGCTTTAAGAGCAAAAAATTTGGTTGCGACCTTTGAGAAACAGAGGATCGCAAGAGACTCCCACACCCAAAGATTATGTTTCGATATGATCACTGAAAATTTCCAGCAGGTATCAGAGCTGTTCACAGAAACTAAGACTGTTAAGCAGGGCATGAAGGATATCTTTGAGGGGAATAAGGATTACTGGATTGGCATTGGCGAATCTCTGGAGAGGTCAAGGTCCAGTATTATAAGCCTGCTGCCCAGGCCCGTGCATGGACATGGTCAACAAAAATGGGTGCAGTCCAAAGAACAAGTTTCCTCAGCAGCTGCTTTGGCGTCCACTGTCGAAGAGAACATAAAACGTCTCATcactcaaaagccagatttaaTGCGTAAAGATACCGGAAAGCAAATAATTTCAATAAACCTGCAACTGCAGCAACTGCATCATTTTCTGAAAGATGTACAAGGAATTCGATTCGAAAGTGAAATTGAAGGGGCCTGGGTGAAGGAAGTGCACGAGATGATTAATGAAGCACATCATGCCATTGACAAGTACTTGCAGAGAATTAGGTGGCTATCATTTATCAACAATTGGAAGGCCGGGAGAAAGCTCAAGGGGGACATAAGGTGTATACACGTTGGGTTCACACAACTCTTAGAAAGGAAAGATAGTTATGGCTTCAAGTTTTTAAGAAGAGATTCATCAAAATTCGTCTATCAGTCCCCACATCAGACTCAAGATGACTTAATTATTTCAACTAGATTAAGCAGGATGCAGGAGTTCCTCAGTAAGAAGTCACCTTTATTGGGTGAAGTATTTTATGAAGTCACTTCGTTGTGCAATCAATTGGAAAGAATGCATAAACTCGTACTTGGCGCATCAGTAACAGGAGGAGGATATAATTCCAGAATGTCTTGGTTGGAGCAAACCCGGAAAATTTTTGATAGTGCAGAGAAATCTTTGACTACCTTTCAGTGGAATTCACTCAATATGTGGCAAAACCCTCTATTTAAAACAAGTGCTGGGAGGAAACTTTCCCGTGACATTGACCTCATAAATCATACTATTGATCTTTTCTTGAAATGCATCAGAGCATATGACATTGAAGTAAGGGAAGAGTCAAACTCAGTGGTTGGTTTGGAAGAAGACACTGAAGCAGTGGTCTCACAACTGACAACCAACAACGAACACCGCTCGGTGATTTCCATTGTGGGGATTGGGGGCATAGGAAAGACAACACTGGCAAAGAAGATTTATGACAATGGAGTTGTTGTAGACCATTTTCCTTGCCGTGCCTGGGTTTCTATACCTCAGAAGTCTGATAACAAAGCACTTTTGGAAGATGTGGCAGAGCAGGTATTGAGGTCTCTTCAACTACAAGGGGAAAAAAATCGCAATGGATCCTGGATTCATAAGGCGCATGATGTCTTGAAAGACAAAAGGTACCTTTTAGTTCTTGACGACATCTCGACGGTAGAAGAATTGGAGACCCTGAAAGCAGAATTTCCAGTAACATCATCTGGATGCAAAATTCTGCTCACTACACGTGACAACATTGTAGCTTCACAAGCAGACGCTCCCCACCAACTTCGACTTCGAACCAAAGAAGAGAGCTGGAAGTTGTTCACCCAGATGGTGCACTTTCCGCCAACAGAGGAATTACTAGCAAAAGATATTTTAGATAAATGTGGGGGTTTACCACAAGCAATCTTCCATGTTGGATATCTGATGTTAGGGAAAGATGCGAGCATGGCTGAGGAGGTCAAAGGGGTGCTTAGATACATCAAACAGAATGATGCACCATTGTTAGAAACCTTCACTATAAGGTCCATTCACTCGTCTCCTCATCTAAGAAACTGTCTTTCTTACTTCAAACTCTTCCCCAACAACTTTGAAATTCCGGCAAGGAGATTAACCGCATTGTGGATTGCAGAAGGTTTGGTAGGAGATCAGGAGACAGAAGAAACTGGCAAAGATGTTGCAGATAAGTATTTGTCCGACTTGATCCACCTGAACATGATTCAAGTAGTCAAAAGAAAGCACAACGGAGAAGTCAAGACATGTCGATTGCCATATG belongs to Malus sylvestris chromosome 17, drMalSylv7.2, whole genome shotgun sequence and includes:
- the LOC126611237 gene encoding putative disease resistance RPP13-like protein 3 isoform X2; the encoded protein is MDLNPAGDRGSNYFDKVLSMVSFAYNKERATNSSPFIDSILHNAHFLVFFAVYLICRYVNHISLYQALVCVGLTPLFLYFYINYAPFLFLEEDIKWIRRESRLLHAIVEDAEKIMHYSGLIGARARKIWDSNPDGATVKGVDETEVALLDKAKSMALRAKNLVATFEKQRIARDSHTQRLCFDMITENFQQVSELFTETKTVKQGMKDIFEGNKDYWIGIGESLERSRSSIISLLPRPVHGHGQQKWVQSKEQVSSAAALASTVEENIKRLITQKPDLMRKDTGKQIISINLQLQQLHHFLKDVQGIRFESEIEGAWVKEVHEMINEAHHAIDKYLQRIRWLSFINNWKAGRKLKGDIRCIHVGFTQLLERKDSYGFKFLRRDSSKFVYQSPHQTQDDLIISTRLSRMQEFLSKKSPLLGEVFYEVTSLCNQLERMHKLVLGASVTGGGYNSRMSWLEQTRKIFDSAEKSLTTFQWNSLNMWQNPLFKTSAGRKLSRDIDLINHTIDLFLKCIRAYDIEVREESNSVVGLEEDTEAVVSQLTTNNEHRSVISIVGIGGIGKTTLAKKIYDNGVVVDHFPCRAWVSIPQKSDNKALLEDVAEQVLRSLQLQGEKNRNGSWIHKAHDVLKDKRYLLVLDDISTVEELETLKAEFPVTSSGCKILLTTRDNIVASQADAPHQLRLRTKEESWKLFTQMVHFPPTEELLAKDILDKCGGLPQAIFHVGYLMLGKDASMAEEVKGVLRYIKQNDAPLLETFTIRSIHSSPHLRNCLSYFKLFPNNFEIPARRLTALWIAEGLVGDQETEETGKDVADKYLSDLIHLNMIQVVKRKHNGEVKTCRLPYALQKLELPDMSQERLTDRYNRSDETFTLIHGDSSNVPIPDLVSILSFDTREGNKPGEEIGNFLRRGIAGGFFHRLQVLDLERVFRPELPNTIGKLKELRYLGLRWTFLESVPASIGDLPNLQTLDVKHTYVHTLPGSIWKLQTLRHLYLNQSKQSKFKHQQGGSSLKNLRTLWGVFLDKDSPLIHWMDKLIYLRKLGLAFQLSQPEQKPLADKIVKLKSLRSLRMRSIDEMGEPSDLVCVCLSGLESLSCLNLFGKLNPSMIDEFPKNLTDLTLSGIKMVCSTTGFPKLVVLKLWKLQQLKDWDVEEKAMQNLRELEIRACTNLKVPSGLRHLKNLTQLKLTNMPEEFVATIATTKVQIWDDITHSPTVITDSW
- the LOC126611237 gene encoding probable disease resistance RPP8-like protein 2 isoform X3, whose amino-acid sequence is MDLNPAGDREEDIKWIRRESRLLHAIVEDAEKIMHYSGLIGARARKIWDSNPDGATVKGVDETEVALLDKAKSMALRAKNLVATFEKQRIARDSHTQRLCFDMITENFQQVSELFTETKTVKQGMKDIFEGNKDYWIGIGESLERSRSSIISLLPRPVHGHGQQKWVQSKEQVSSAAALASTVEENIKRLITQKPDLMRKDTGKQIISINLQLQQLHHFLKDVQGIRFESEIEGAWVKEVHEMINEAHHAIDKYLQRIRWLSFINNWKAGRKLKGDIRCIHVGFTQLLERKDSYGFKFLRRDSSKFVYQSPHQTQDDLIISTRLSRMQEFLSKKSPLLGEVFYEVTSLCNQLERMHKLVLGASVTGGGYNSRMSWLEQTRKIFDSAEKSLTTFQWNSLNMWQNPLFKTSAGRKLSRDIDLINHTIDLFLKCIRAYDIEVREESNSVVGLEEDTEAVVSQLTTNNEHRSVISIVGIGGIGKTTLAKKIYDNGVVVDHFPCRAWVSIPQKSDNKALLEDVAEQVLRSLQLQGEKNRNGSWIHKAHDVLKDKRYLLVLDDISTVEELETLKAEFPVTSSGCKILLTTRDNIVASQADAPHQLRLRTKEESWKLFTQMVHFPPTEELLAKDILDKCGGLPQAIFHVGYLMLGKDASMAEEVKGVLRYIKQNDAPLLETFTIRSIHSSPHLRNCLSYFKLFPNNFEIPARRLTALWIAEGLVGDQETEETGKDVADKYLSDLIHLNMIQVVKRKHNGEVKTCRLPYALQKLELPDMSQERLTDRYNRSDETFTLIHGDSSNVPIPDLVSILSFDTREGNKPGEEIGNFLRRGIAGGFFHRLQVLDLERVFRPELPNTIGKLKELRYLGLRWTFLESVPASIGDLPNLQTLDVKHTYVHTLPGSIWKLQTLRHLYLNQSKQSKFKHQQGGSSLKNLRTLWGVFLDKDSPLIHWMDKLIYLRKLGLAFQLSQPEQKPLADKIVKLKSLRSLRMRSIDEMGEPSDLVCVCLSGLESLSCLNLFGKLNPSMIDEFPKNLTDLTLSGASLSVDPMPVLENLSNLKFLSFYSNSYTGIKMVCSTTGFPKLVVLKLWKLQQLKDWDVEEKAMQNLRELEIRACTNLKVPSGLRHLKNLTQLKLTNMPEEFVATIATTKVQIWDDITHSPTVITDSW
- the LOC126611237 gene encoding probable disease resistance RPP8-like protein 2 isoform X1; the protein is MDLNPAGDRGSNYFDKVLSMVSFAYNKERATNSSPFIDSILHNAHFLVFFAVYLICRYVNHISLYQALVCVGLTPLFLYFYINYAPFLFLEEDIKWIRRESRLLHAIVEDAEKIMHYSGLIGARARKIWDSNPDGATVKGVDETEVALLDKAKSMALRAKNLVATFEKQRIARDSHTQRLCFDMITENFQQVSELFTETKTVKQGMKDIFEGNKDYWIGIGESLERSRSSIISLLPRPVHGHGQQKWVQSKEQVSSAAALASTVEENIKRLITQKPDLMRKDTGKQIISINLQLQQLHHFLKDVQGIRFESEIEGAWVKEVHEMINEAHHAIDKYLQRIRWLSFINNWKAGRKLKGDIRCIHVGFTQLLERKDSYGFKFLRRDSSKFVYQSPHQTQDDLIISTRLSRMQEFLSKKSPLLGEVFYEVTSLCNQLERMHKLVLGASVTGGGYNSRMSWLEQTRKIFDSAEKSLTTFQWNSLNMWQNPLFKTSAGRKLSRDIDLINHTIDLFLKCIRAYDIEVREESNSVVGLEEDTEAVVSQLTTNNEHRSVISIVGIGGIGKTTLAKKIYDNGVVVDHFPCRAWVSIPQKSDNKALLEDVAEQVLRSLQLQGEKNRNGSWIHKAHDVLKDKRYLLVLDDISTVEELETLKAEFPVTSSGCKILLTTRDNIVASQADAPHQLRLRTKEESWKLFTQMVHFPPTEELLAKDILDKCGGLPQAIFHVGYLMLGKDASMAEEVKGVLRYIKQNDAPLLETFTIRSIHSSPHLRNCLSYFKLFPNNFEIPARRLTALWIAEGLVGDQETEETGKDVADKYLSDLIHLNMIQVVKRKHNGEVKTCRLPYALQKLELPDMSQERLTDRYNRSDETFTLIHGDSSNVPIPDLVSILSFDTREGNKPGEEIGNFLRRGIAGGFFHRLQVLDLERVFRPELPNTIGKLKELRYLGLRWTFLESVPASIGDLPNLQTLDVKHTYVHTLPGSIWKLQTLRHLYLNQSKQSKFKHQQGGSSLKNLRTLWGVFLDKDSPLIHWMDKLIYLRKLGLAFQLSQPEQKPLADKIVKLKSLRSLRMRSIDEMGEPSDLVCVCLSGLESLSCLNLFGKLNPSMIDEFPKNLTDLTLSGASLSVDPMPVLENLSNLKFLSFYSNSYTGIKMVCSTTGFPKLVVLKLWKLQQLKDWDVEEKAMQNLRELEIRACTNLKVPSGLRHLKNLTQLKLTNMPEEFVATIATTKVQIWDDITHSPTVITDSW